One Camelina sativa cultivar DH55 chromosome 3, Cs, whole genome shotgun sequence genomic window carries:
- the LOC104778015 gene encoding probable serine/threonine-protein kinase At4g35230, giving the protein MGCCQSSFLKPSSLHDKRLTSNDISGRHGKGTKRSNRHRHPPNINEGRGWHFSDVPDFSEFSATDLRNATNDFNQNAVVSVGSDQEANVVYRGCIQNDKDVRLIAVKKFSKSTWPDPKQFEAEARAIGKLRHVRLVNLIGYCCDGDERLLVSEYMPNDTLNKHLFHWEKQTMEWAMRLRLALYVAEGLEYCRQSGHKLYHDFNTCRVLFDENGSPRLSCYGWMKNSKDGKNFSTNLAYTPPEYLISGTLIPESVVFSFGTFLLDLLSGKHIPPSHAVDTIQKQNLLVLMDSHLEGNYPEEDAAAVFDLASKCLHNNPKDRPEIIDIISVLATLQQKRDVPSYAMLGISKHENHETERSNSLIYDACHHMDLAALHQILEAMEYKEDEVTCELSFQQWAQQIKDVWNTRQQGDSAFRNKSFESAIEKYTQFIETGIMISPTVYARRCMCYLFCDQPDAALRDAMQAQCVYSDWPTAVYLQAVALAKLNMVEDSASMLKEASILEEKRCS; this is encoded by the exons ATGGGTTGCTGTCAATCGTCTTTCTTGAAACCATCGTCCTTGCATGACAAGAGACTTACCTCTAATGATATCTCCGGCCGTCATGGAAAAGGAACCAAGCGTAGTAATCGCCACCGTCATCCTCCTAACATTAACGAAGGCAGGGGATGGCATTTTTCCGACGTGCCCGACTTCTCCGAGTTCTCCGCGACGGATCTTCGTAACGCCACAAACGATTTCAACCAAAACGCAGTCGTATCAGTTGGTTCTGATCAAGAAGCAAACGTTGTTTACCGAGGCTGCATTCAAAACGACAAAGACGTACGTCTTATTGCCGTTAAAAAGTTCTCCAAATCAACATGGCCTGATCCCAAACAATTCGAA GCAGAAGCTCGGGCTATCGGGAAACTGAGGCACGTTAGACTGGTGAATTTGATAGGTTATTGTTGTGACGGAGATGAAAGGTTGCTTGTATCGGAGTATATGCCCAACGACACCCTCAACAAACATCTGTTTCATT GGGAGAAACAAACCATGGAGTGGGCCATGCGATTGAGACTTGCACTTTACGTAGCTGAAGGTTTAGAATATTGTAGACAGAGTGGACACAAATTGTACCATGATTTCAATACTTGTCGGGTTCTCTTTGATGAG AACGGAAGTCCTCGGCTTTCATGTTATGGGTGGATGAAAAATAGCAAAGATGGCAAAAACTTCAGCACGAATCTTGCTTATACACCGCCCGAATATCTTATAAGTG gTACGTTAATTCCAGAGAGTGTTGTCTTCAGCTTTGGGACGTTTCTTTTGGATCTTCTTAGTGGAAAACACATCCCTCCGAGTCAT GCAGTTGATACAATTCAAAAGCAAAACTTACTTGTATTGATGGATTCACATTTAGAAGGAAACTATCCAGAGGAAGACGCTGCCGCCGTGTTTGATTTGGCTTCCAAATGCCTCCACAATAACCCCAAGGATAGACCAGAAATTATAGATATCATCTCAGTTCTCGCTACACTTCAACAGAAACGAGATGTTCCGTCCTATGCTATGCTTGGAATTTCGAAACATGAAAACCATGAAACGGAACGCTCAAATTCTCTAATTTACGATGCATGTCACCATATGGACCTTGCAGCTCTTCATCAGATTCTTGAAGCAATGGAATACAAAGAGGACGAGGTTACTTGTGAGCTCTCTTTCCAGCAATGGGCTCAACAAATAAAAGATGTGTGGAACACTAGACAACAAGGCGATTCAGCTTTTCGGAACAAATCTTTCGAATCTGCTATTGAAAAATATACTCAg TTCATAGAAACAGGAATCATGATCTCTCCCACTGTTTATGCACGAAGGTGCATGTGCTATCTCTTTTGCGACCAGCCAGATGCAGCACTTCGAGATGCGATGCAAGCACAATGCGTCTATTCCGACTGGCCCACTGCAGTTTACCTCCAGGCCGTAGCTCTCGCAAAGCTGAATATGGTCGAAGATTCAGCTAGCATGCTAAAAGAAGCCTCGATCTTGGAAGAAAAGAGGTGTTCATAA
- the LOC104779290 gene encoding uncharacterized protein LOC104779290 — MVLSGSRSRGRGGRTASGVRTYNGQNATRGLPPRTQPRYPTLPPPVPAPKAVQPPNPNEEGGDKGGNPRPNPPQQNPNPNVDDNDVLDRLLALPGHEHLPLLSEQPIAGIETLWFNRHKGRLSRAIAGIFRRKFDGPYYSWKVTPIPIQERYFKTFARKFRWDSGIIDLVKEGFLKIAKKRMKGIVSQAKRRGVQPSWIRDTLWAEMWEYWDTHDAIEKSENASRCRKSTRVGLGVHKHLSGQKSFVQVHQEMEEELGRLVSLSEVFMKTHTRADGTFVDQKAKHVAETYEKTIEEKLTEMNGDGLHTSDNSPEHSSHQTLNIGQNNEIFLKCTQTYIKGNPFGLGSLVETLNKRKGKRAMRAHQLFKIFKINFGAR; from the exons ATGGTTCTCAGCGGTAGTAGATCTAGAGGTCGTGGAGGCAGGACTGCGTCGGGTGTAAGGACATACAATGGTCAAAACGCCACCAGAGGT TTACCGCCGAGGACACAGCCACGGTATCCTACTCTTCCACCACCGGTTCCTGCTCCAAAAGCTGTACAGCCACCAAACCCTAATGAGGAAGGTGGCGACAAAGGAGGAAACCCACGTCCTAATCCACCTCAACAAAATCCTAATCCAAATGTTGACGACAATGATGTTTTGGATCGTTTGCTTGCTCTTCCAGGTCACGAGCATCTACCACTGTTGTCTGAGCAACCTATTGCAGGAATCGAGACTTTATG GTTTAACAGACACAAAGGGAGGCTGTCTCGAGCGATTGCTGGAATCTTTAGGAGGAAGTTTGATGGGCCTTACTACAGTTGGAAGGTGACTCCAATACCCATTCAAGAGAGATACTTCAAGACATTTGCG CGGAAGTTTAGGTGGGATTCCGGGATTATTGACCTTGTTAAAGAAGGTTTCTTGAAGATTGCCAAGAAGCGGATGAAAGGCATTGTCAGTCAAGCAAAGAGGAGGGGTGTGCAACCATCATGGATTCGTGATACATTATGGGCTGAGATGTGGGAATATTGGGACACCCATGATGCTATTGAGAAGAGTGAGAATGCTTCACGGTGCAGAAAATCTACTCGTGTAGGTCTTGGAGTGCACAAACACTTATCCGGTCAGAAATCATTTGTTCAAGTTCATCAAGAAATG GAGGAAGAGTTGGGACGTCTTGTATCACTTAGCGAAGTGTTTATGAAAACACATACTCGGGCTGATGGAACTTTTGTGGATCAAAAAGCGAAACATGTTGCCGAGACCTATGAGAAGACCATAGAAGAGAAATTGACTGAAATGAATGGGGATGGTCTACATACTTCAGATAATTCCCCTGAACATTCAAGTCATCAAACCCTCAACATTGGTCAAAACAATGAGATCTTTCTTAAG tGTACTCAGACATATATCAAAGGCAACCCTTTTGGCCTTGGATCTCTTGTCGAGAcacttaacaaaagaaaaggaaagagagctATGCGAGCCCATCAACTGTTCAAGATCTTCAAGATTAACTTCGGCGCAAGATAG